The nucleotide window CCCATTCCGGTGATGCCTTCGGCTTCCCGGACATAGATGTCTTTGACAAACTGTTCGATATCCTCAATGTAGCCGGCTTCGAATAAATGCTGGCTCAAGTCATGCAGCACCTCATCCTTCGTTGTGCTTTTTAAATGCAGGTCGATGATGTTTTCATCCAAAATATCCGCTAATGCCATACGTTTTCTCTCCTTATCCTCAATGGGTTTTCTCGCTTACTTGATTAAATACTTGTAAAAATCAACGTTGGTCTGAAAATTGCGCAGGATGTTCACCTGTTCGTCCGTTCCGACCAGCTTGATATACTGCTTATAGAAGGCCTGGGTCCGCCGAATCTCAAAGTCGTTGGTCATCTTGACGACTAACAGAAAGATCACATCGACGCTTTCGCTGTCCCACAGAATCGGTTTTTCCAGCGTGGCGATCACCACCCGGGCTTCATTGATCTCATTTTGATCGCCATGCGGAATCGCGACGCCGTTGCCGATCGAGGTCGGCGTAAATGCTTCACGGTCCAATACGGTCTTCACATATTTGCGCGTGACATAGCCTTTGCGGACCAAGCGTTCACAAAGGAATTTCAGCAGGGCCGGTTTATCCTCGATCTGCAGGTGCGTAAAGATTAAATCCGGCTCGAACAGCTGATGGCAGTCGGCATCGAACTGAGCTTCACTGACTTTGTTGAGAATTGTTTTGCGGATCCAGTGATTGATCTTCTGAATCGAAGCATCCGACAGGAAATCGTCGATTTCCACGATCCGCGGATCCTGGACGTTGAGCTGACGGGTTGTCAGAATCAAATCGACGTCTGTGACCTTTTCAATCTTGAAGTCATGAACACTGACCACCTTAACCGAATGAATCAGACTGAATGAACGGCAGATTTTATCGCACAGCATCTGGTTGATGCCCATCCCCGACGCGCTGACCAGAATTGTTCTGACCGGATTTTCATTGCGCTCCAAGGCCGATTGAATGTAAAGAACGATATAGCCGAGTTCATCCTCACTGACCTTCAGGTCAAAGTATTCCTCAAACAGCACGGAGATCAGCCAGGCGACGCGGAACGTCTTTTTGTATTCGGTCTTAATATAATTGGTTAAGCCGTTGGTATGTCCGCGTTCATAGCGCAGCCTGAACAAGGTCGGCCGCATGTGAATCAATAAGCCGTGATACAGCGCGTCATCATGGTTCAGATCAACATTGAGAACGTTGCTGACAACGGAGATGATCTTGCGGACAAACTCCTGCAGCTTGTTGTCATATTCCCTTAACACCTCGCCGCTGTCGGCGCTGTAGCCGCTGTCGATCAGCTTGGAGCATAAAATTTGAATTGACAGAAACGCTTTTTCCTCAGCCGGCAGCGTCATGTTGAAATGCGTGCCGAGCTTTTTGAAGATCGCTTCGGCAAAGCTGTATTCGTTGTATTTTTGAAGCATCGTCAGCTCCTCATCGGAAAATTTCAGCCGGCGGCTGTTTTTCTGCTGATTCTGATAGATCGCCAGGGACGCATAGACGAGCACCTCATTAAACGATTCCTCGGCGAATTCAAAGCTCCATTCCTTTTCTGTTTCAATAATGCCGCGGCGCACAGCGTCGAGGTCCAGTCCCGGCATGAAGAATAAAATACTTTCATCGACATTCGTTTCCGTATCAAATTTCAGAATGAAATGCTTCAGCGCCAGCCGGTACGACACCTCGTTATACGCCAGCTCCAGCCCCTTATTGCGCACAAC belongs to Holdemania massiliensis and includes:
- a CDS encoding BglG family transcription antiterminator, producing MNDQKSNYYTQLILKALLNKDMVTTGQLAEEIGLSEKTIRTKVEVINNMLLDNQLGEICKKPRIGIWLDANEQQRLKLNSLINNSDNMDVLQNDQIRTATALKLVLKSTKNNTLTTKQLASQLYLSVPTTLKVINDCRSWLKLFNIELNVVRNKGLELAYNEVSYRLALKHFILKFDTETNVDESILFFMPGLDLDAVRRGIIETEKEWSFEFAEESFNEVLVYASLAIYQNQQKNSRRLKFSDEELTMLQKYNEYSFAEAIFKKLGTHFNMTLPAEEKAFLSIQILCSKLIDSGYSADSGEVLREYDNKLQEFVRKIISVVSNVLNVDLNHDDALYHGLLIHMRPTLFRLRYERGHTNGLTNYIKTEYKKTFRVAWLISVLFEEYFDLKVSEDELGYIVLYIQSALERNENPVRTILVSASGMGINQMLCDKICRSFSLIHSVKVVSVHDFKIEKVTDVDLILTTRQLNVQDPRIVEIDDFLSDASIQKINHWIRKTILNKVSEAQFDADCHQLFEPDLIFTHLQIEDKPALLKFLCERLVRKGYVTRKYVKTVLDREAFTPTSIGNGVAIPHGDQNEINEARVVIATLEKPILWDSESVDVIFLLVVKMTNDFEIRRTQAFYKQYIKLVGTDEQVNILRNFQTNVDFYKYLIK